Proteins from a genomic interval of Cervus elaphus chromosome 13, mCerEla1.1, whole genome shotgun sequence:
- the EXOC3L4 gene encoding exocyst complex component 3-like protein 4 isoform X1: protein MFLCSCQDISLCCADSKMPLLQTEASGPEPHRPQEPVEPHTPAQGARRASSEDAPRDRPEGSRPGRGTLQRAFSRVSQRASGQAPRGDAGLLRLSGRFLFRSLRRTSDNGPAGDQTGATSEPGPAGGRKGSSKAKEGVGRRSSTGTGPEEAEGTSVADLISKRQLLAAFEQLWHLETGLLAEKASCTFQQDPTDFARRAMDVCLHYDGLTEEIGAIVRETLGPDGVDAAALAEVARVVLAEEEAHPEPPADGDFLRTPRGWRQHWENAVRRSAEERVRQAGAGEAPGAADAAPDVARLLAELGGLVRRDLQKVQREVHPAYAAAGFPAWQTYLSAFHGAVAPRFQELTQDARSYKQLYVLLDWATNVYGSPDFLGSQDQTVPSGPLPPLLAPDVWARLEDHCTSFLETEIASCFDRILQLEQNRWAAAEAPDVLQGLYRTTLSSDVCMLVAEHAKAASAISTKLEATTLGICARALGLFLPRFKTAFLESGAVSEPNLCASINACEELRTHLLAKFPESFGELEKPLVAATCAFQKQLLQGLQGDVQPLFRVLCTKAWLTQDLLKPLMDKVVAFSHLLEHMAPPLAQETLQEVHRYVVREYLAQALRPHQRFRGEDRLSGSKKMRFEAQAISNTFQELGSEAKWLGQAIPCVADIMGETRKDDIGRHLETLIRSYPDIRRDHVLAILALRRLGHRWNQHFLRRTQALLRAAAKAGGSGATGGRVLFEEIELSTSVGMVITCI, encoded by the exons CTGCGCTGACTCCAAGATGCCGTTGCTGCAGACAGAGGCCTCTGGGCCGGAGCCGCACCGCCCTCAAGAGCCCGTGGAGCCGCACACCCCAGCCCAGGGCGCCCGTCGGGCGAGCAGCGAGGACGCACCCCGCGACCGGCCCGAGGGCTCCAGGCCTGGCCGGGGCACTTTGCAGCGGGCCTTCTCGAGGGTGAGCCAGCGGGCCTCGGGCCAAGCCCCCCGAGGTGACGCAGGGCTGCTCAGGCTCAGCGGCCGCTTCCTGTTCCGGTCTCTGCGGCGCACTTCAGACAACGGCCCCGCCGGGGACCAGACCGGGGCGACCTCTGAGCCAGGGCCGGCCGGCGGCAGGAAGGGGTCCTCCAAGGCCAAGGAAGGTGTTGGCCGGCGGTCGTCCACGGGGACTGGGCCTGAGGAAGCCGAAG GCACATCTGTGGCCGACCTCATCTCCAAGCGGCAACTCCTGGCCGCCTTCGAGCAGCTGTGGCACCTGGAGACGGGGCTACTGGCCGAGAAAGCCTCGTGCACCTTCCAGCAGGACCCTACGGACTTCGCGCGGCGCGCCATGGACGTGTGCCTGCACTACGACGGGCTGACCGAGGAGATCGGCGCCATCGTGCGCGAGACGCTGGGCCCGGACGGGGTGGACGCTGCCGCGCTCGCGGAGGTGGCCCGCGTGGTGCTCGCGGAAGAGGAGGCCCATCCGGAGCCCCCCGCAGACGGCGACTTTCTGCGCACGCCGCGCGGCTGGCGCCAGCACTGGGAGAACGCGGTGCGGCGGAGCGCGGAGGAACGTGTGCGGCAGGCGGGCGCGGGGGAGGCCCCGGGGGCGGCCGACGCTGCCCCCGACGTGGCGCGGCTCCTGGCCGAGCTCGGCGGTTTGGTTCGCCGCGACCTGCAGAAGGTGCAGCGGGAGGTGCACCCCGCTTACGCGGCCGCCGGCTTCCCGGCGTGGCAGACCTACCTGAGTGCCTTCCACGGCGCGGTGGCCCCGCGCTTCCAGGAGCTCACGCAAGACGCCCGCAGCTATAAGCAGCTCTACGTGCTGCTGGACTGGGCCACCAACGTGTACGGCAG TCCCGATTTCCTGGGCTCCCAGGACCAGACTGTGCCCTCGGGGCCTCTGCCCCCGCTCCTGGCACCGGACGTCTGGGCCAGACTGGAGGACCACTGCACCAGCTTCCTGGAG ACCGAGATCGCGAGCTGCTTCGATAGGATCCTGCAGCTGGAGCAGAACCGCTGGGCGGCTGCGGAAGCCCCCGACGTGCTGCAGGGCCTCTACCGCACGACGCTGTCCTCGGACGTCTGCATG CTCGTGGCGGAGCACGCGAAGGCGGCCAGCGCCATCTCCACGAAGCTGGAGGCCACCACGTTGGGGATCTGCGCGCGGGCGCTGGGGCTCTTCCTGCCCAG GTTCAAAACGGCTTTTCTGGAGTCAGGGGCGGTGAGCGAGCCTAACCTGTGCGCAAGCATCAATGCCTGCGAGGAGCTCAG gactCACCTTCTGGCCAAGTTCCCAGAAAGCTTTGGAGAGCTGGAGAAGCCCCTGGTGGCTGCCACCTGCGCCTTTCAGAAGCAGCTCCTCCAGGGCTTGCAGGGTGATGTGCAG CCGCTCTTCAGGGTCCTGTGCACCAAGGCCTGGCTGACCCAGGACCTGCTGAAGCCCCTCATGGACAAGGTGGTGGCCTTCTCCCACCTCCTTGAGCACATGGCCCCACCCCTGGCCCAG gagaCTCTGCAGGAGGTGCACCGCTACGTTGTCCGCGAGTACCTGGCACAGGCGCTGAGACCCCACCAGCGGTTCCGGGGTGAGGACCGCCTGAGCGGCTCCAAGAAGATGAGGTTCGAGGCGCAGGCCATCAGCAACACCTTCCAGGAGTTG GGCTCCGAGGCCAAGTGGCTGGGCCAAGCTATCCCATGCGTGGCTGACATAATGGGCGAGACTCGCAAGGACGACATCGGGCGGCACCTGGAGACGCTCATCAGAAGCTATCCCGACATCAG GCGGGACCACGTGCTGGCCATCCTAGCGCTGCGCCGTCTGGGCCACCGTTGGAACCAGCACTTCCTGCGCCGCACCCAGGCCCTGCTGAGGGCTGCGGCCAAGGCCGGCGGCTCCGGGGCCACAGGGGGCCGCGTGCTCTTCGAGGAGATCGAGTTGTCCACCTCCGTGGGCATGGTGATCACCTGCATCTAG
- the EXOC3L4 gene encoding exocyst complex component 3-like protein 4 isoform X2 has protein sequence MPLLQTEASGPEPHRPQEPVEPHTPAQGARRASSEDAPRDRPEGSRPGRGTLQRAFSRVSQRASGQAPRGDAGLLRLSGRFLFRSLRRTSDNGPAGDQTGATSEPGPAGGRKGSSKAKEGVGRRSSTGTGPEEAEGTSVADLISKRQLLAAFEQLWHLETGLLAEKASCTFQQDPTDFARRAMDVCLHYDGLTEEIGAIVRETLGPDGVDAAALAEVARVVLAEEEAHPEPPADGDFLRTPRGWRQHWENAVRRSAEERVRQAGAGEAPGAADAAPDVARLLAELGGLVRRDLQKVQREVHPAYAAAGFPAWQTYLSAFHGAVAPRFQELTQDARSYKQLYVLLDWATNVYGSPDFLGSQDQTVPSGPLPPLLAPDVWARLEDHCTSFLETEIASCFDRILQLEQNRWAAAEAPDVLQGLYRTTLSSDVCMLVAEHAKAASAISTKLEATTLGICARALGLFLPRFKTAFLESGAVSEPNLCASINACEELRTHLLAKFPESFGELEKPLVAATCAFQKQLLQGLQGDVQPLFRVLCTKAWLTQDLLKPLMDKVVAFSHLLEHMAPPLAQETLQEVHRYVVREYLAQALRPHQRFRGEDRLSGSKKMRFEAQAISNTFQELGSEAKWLGQAIPCVADIMGETRKDDIGRHLETLIRSYPDIRRDHVLAILALRRLGHRWNQHFLRRTQALLRAAAKAGGSGATGGRVLFEEIELSTSVGMVITCI, from the exons ATGCCGTTGCTGCAGACAGAGGCCTCTGGGCCGGAGCCGCACCGCCCTCAAGAGCCCGTGGAGCCGCACACCCCAGCCCAGGGCGCCCGTCGGGCGAGCAGCGAGGACGCACCCCGCGACCGGCCCGAGGGCTCCAGGCCTGGCCGGGGCACTTTGCAGCGGGCCTTCTCGAGGGTGAGCCAGCGGGCCTCGGGCCAAGCCCCCCGAGGTGACGCAGGGCTGCTCAGGCTCAGCGGCCGCTTCCTGTTCCGGTCTCTGCGGCGCACTTCAGACAACGGCCCCGCCGGGGACCAGACCGGGGCGACCTCTGAGCCAGGGCCGGCCGGCGGCAGGAAGGGGTCCTCCAAGGCCAAGGAAGGTGTTGGCCGGCGGTCGTCCACGGGGACTGGGCCTGAGGAAGCCGAAG GCACATCTGTGGCCGACCTCATCTCCAAGCGGCAACTCCTGGCCGCCTTCGAGCAGCTGTGGCACCTGGAGACGGGGCTACTGGCCGAGAAAGCCTCGTGCACCTTCCAGCAGGACCCTACGGACTTCGCGCGGCGCGCCATGGACGTGTGCCTGCACTACGACGGGCTGACCGAGGAGATCGGCGCCATCGTGCGCGAGACGCTGGGCCCGGACGGGGTGGACGCTGCCGCGCTCGCGGAGGTGGCCCGCGTGGTGCTCGCGGAAGAGGAGGCCCATCCGGAGCCCCCCGCAGACGGCGACTTTCTGCGCACGCCGCGCGGCTGGCGCCAGCACTGGGAGAACGCGGTGCGGCGGAGCGCGGAGGAACGTGTGCGGCAGGCGGGCGCGGGGGAGGCCCCGGGGGCGGCCGACGCTGCCCCCGACGTGGCGCGGCTCCTGGCCGAGCTCGGCGGTTTGGTTCGCCGCGACCTGCAGAAGGTGCAGCGGGAGGTGCACCCCGCTTACGCGGCCGCCGGCTTCCCGGCGTGGCAGACCTACCTGAGTGCCTTCCACGGCGCGGTGGCCCCGCGCTTCCAGGAGCTCACGCAAGACGCCCGCAGCTATAAGCAGCTCTACGTGCTGCTGGACTGGGCCACCAACGTGTACGGCAG TCCCGATTTCCTGGGCTCCCAGGACCAGACTGTGCCCTCGGGGCCTCTGCCCCCGCTCCTGGCACCGGACGTCTGGGCCAGACTGGAGGACCACTGCACCAGCTTCCTGGAG ACCGAGATCGCGAGCTGCTTCGATAGGATCCTGCAGCTGGAGCAGAACCGCTGGGCGGCTGCGGAAGCCCCCGACGTGCTGCAGGGCCTCTACCGCACGACGCTGTCCTCGGACGTCTGCATG CTCGTGGCGGAGCACGCGAAGGCGGCCAGCGCCATCTCCACGAAGCTGGAGGCCACCACGTTGGGGATCTGCGCGCGGGCGCTGGGGCTCTTCCTGCCCAG GTTCAAAACGGCTTTTCTGGAGTCAGGGGCGGTGAGCGAGCCTAACCTGTGCGCAAGCATCAATGCCTGCGAGGAGCTCAG gactCACCTTCTGGCCAAGTTCCCAGAAAGCTTTGGAGAGCTGGAGAAGCCCCTGGTGGCTGCCACCTGCGCCTTTCAGAAGCAGCTCCTCCAGGGCTTGCAGGGTGATGTGCAG CCGCTCTTCAGGGTCCTGTGCACCAAGGCCTGGCTGACCCAGGACCTGCTGAAGCCCCTCATGGACAAGGTGGTGGCCTTCTCCCACCTCCTTGAGCACATGGCCCCACCCCTGGCCCAG gagaCTCTGCAGGAGGTGCACCGCTACGTTGTCCGCGAGTACCTGGCACAGGCGCTGAGACCCCACCAGCGGTTCCGGGGTGAGGACCGCCTGAGCGGCTCCAAGAAGATGAGGTTCGAGGCGCAGGCCATCAGCAACACCTTCCAGGAGTTG GGCTCCGAGGCCAAGTGGCTGGGCCAAGCTATCCCATGCGTGGCTGACATAATGGGCGAGACTCGCAAGGACGACATCGGGCGGCACCTGGAGACGCTCATCAGAAGCTATCCCGACATCAG GCGGGACCACGTGCTGGCCATCCTAGCGCTGCGCCGTCTGGGCCACCGTTGGAACCAGCACTTCCTGCGCCGCACCCAGGCCCTGCTGAGGGCTGCGGCCAAGGCCGGCGGCTCCGGGGCCACAGGGGGCCGCGTGCTCTTCGAGGAGATCGAGTTGTCCACCTCCGTGGGCATGGTGATCACCTGCATCTAG